Proteins encoded together in one Triticum dicoccoides isolate Atlit2015 ecotype Zavitan chromosome 7B, WEW_v2.0, whole genome shotgun sequence window:
- the LOC119337884 gene encoding uncharacterized protein LOC119337884 isoform X1 — translation MASSWSTGLFGCCDDFSSCCLTCFCPCVAFGRIAHVVDKGTSFILLRARDGVHAAGVGGAGLPLLLLLPLQDEGAVGAQGEALRRLLRPPLLRPLRPLPGVPRAQEPRLRHEPRYVLHYNPSFVSLAHCVAVPVTIAVCVFIDEFAAHFRSWVCRDQLSFLGCSCRVARQH, via the exons ATGGCCTCCTCCTGGTCCACCGGCCTCTTCGGCTGCTGCGACGACTTCAGCAGCT GCTGCCTGACGTGCTTCTGCCCCTGCGTCGCCTTCGGGCGGATCGCCCACGTCGTCGACAAGGGAACCTCATTCAT CTTGCTGCGTGCGCGGGACGGTGTACATGCTGCTGGCGTGGGTGGGGCTGGGCTGCCTCTGCTCCTGCTGCTACCGCTCCAGGATGAGGGAGCAGTAGGGGCTCAAGGAGAAGCCCTGCGCCGACTGCTGCGTCCACCTCTTCTGCGACCCCTGCGCCCTCTGCCAGGAGTACCGCGAGCTCAAGAGCCGCGGCTTCGACATGAGCCTCGCTACGTGCTACACTACAATCCTTCCTTTGTCAGCCTTGCTCATTGCGTCGCCGTGCCGGTCACCATTGCCGTTTGCGTTTTTATTGACGAGTTTGCGGCGCACTTTCGGAGCTGGGTGTGTCGTGATCAGCTTTCGTTTCTTGGCTGCTCCTGCAGGGTGGCACGCCAACATTGA
- the LOC119337884 gene encoding uncharacterized protein LOC119337884 isoform X2: MASSWSTGLFGCCDDFSSCCLTCFCPCVAFGRIAHVVDKGTSFILLRARDGVHAAGVGGAGLPLLLLLPLQDEGAVGAQGEALRRLLRPPLLRPLRPLPGVPRAQEPRLRHEPRVARQH, translated from the exons ATGGCCTCCTCCTGGTCCACCGGCCTCTTCGGCTGCTGCGACGACTTCAGCAGCT GCTGCCTGACGTGCTTCTGCCCCTGCGTCGCCTTCGGGCGGATCGCCCACGTCGTCGACAAGGGAACCTCATTCAT CTTGCTGCGTGCGCGGGACGGTGTACATGCTGCTGGCGTGGGTGGGGCTGGGCTGCCTCTGCTCCTGCTGCTACCGCTCCAGGATGAGGGAGCAGTAGGGGCTCAAGGAGAAGCCCTGCGCCGACTGCTGCGTCCACCTCTTCTGCGACCCCTGCGCCCTCTGCCAGGAGTACCGCGAGCTCAAGAGCCGCGGCTTCGACATGAGCCTCG GGTGGCACGCCAACATTGA